In Promicromonospora sp. Populi, one genomic interval encodes:
- a CDS encoding efflux RND transporter permease subunit, whose product MSRLARMSLANRAVVALATIAVFLVGIYSMGQLRQELIPSLNVPMVAVTAADPGTAPEIVADRVTDPIETAVQSIDGVTSVTSTVSTGISMTTVELEYGTDVDEVEQEVTSALATVQDLPEGVEPQVMAGSLDDLPVVQLAVSGDGTEQELSDAIDSVLVPELSGIAEVRDVTVTGTTERQVVIEPDTEQLAAAGLTAAELSSLLQDNGTVTPVGAVTEDGETSSVQVGTSVSTVEELEALPIVPSAAPSGGAGAVPGAPTAPDAEAGPAAVVHLGDVAEVSVQDVPPTSFSRLDGEPSLAIALTKTPDGNTVDVSHAVQDVLADVREELDDDGVSTAVTFDQAPFIEESIEGLTTEGGLGLLFAVLVILVFLASIRATLVSAISIPLSLAVTFAVMNLTGYTLNILTLAAMTISIGRIVDDSIVVIENIKRHLSYGEDRVDAIVTAVREVGAAITASTVCTVAVFAPIALVGGMAGELFQPFAVTVAIAMGASLVVALVVVPVLAYWFIKSPVSADDGAALREAAELKERRGVWQRAYVPSLSASLRHPAVTLIVAIALLGGTLALVPRMETNFIGASGQDTLSVTQEFEPGTSLEAQDEAAVEVEDVLAGVDGVVTVQTTVGSGDGFAAAFGGGGGSSSASFALTLDDDADGEAVQDEVSEALDAADLAGEVTVAAGDSGFASSTVDLVVTAPDADGLAAAASTVEEAVADLDTVQDVTNNLAAEQSTVQVTVDRDAAAEAGLTEAAVSGLLAGAMNESSIGTVDLDGAPLDVVVAADVPATTAEIEDIQVPTAAGLVPLSDLVTVESVSAPASVTRVDGERSATVAVTPAGQDLGSLTVALTDEIDSLDLPNGAEVTMGGVASDQADAFADLGLALLAAILIVYLVMVATFRSVGQPLILLVSVPFAATGALLALLLTGTPLDVAALIGVLMLVGIVVSNAIVLIDLINQYRADGRPLEEAVREGARQRLRPIVMTAAATILALTPMAFGLTGGGAFISQPLALVVIGGLVSSTLLTLYVVPVIYTLFERRSEGRTPKRAARAARRAEKAQLRAVEAARVAQRLAADSAT is encoded by the coding sequence GTGTCTCGTCTTGCCCGTATGTCGCTCGCGAACCGTGCGGTGGTCGCGCTCGCGACGATCGCCGTCTTCCTCGTCGGCATCTACAGCATGGGGCAGCTCCGCCAGGAGCTCATCCCGTCGCTGAACGTGCCCATGGTCGCGGTGACGGCCGCCGACCCGGGCACCGCACCCGAGATCGTCGCGGATCGGGTCACGGACCCGATCGAGACCGCGGTCCAGAGCATCGACGGCGTCACCAGCGTGACCTCGACGGTCTCCACGGGCATCTCGATGACCACCGTCGAGCTTGAGTACGGCACGGACGTCGACGAGGTCGAGCAGGAGGTGACCTCGGCGCTCGCGACCGTCCAGGACCTGCCGGAGGGTGTAGAGCCCCAGGTCATGGCCGGCTCCCTCGACGACCTGCCGGTGGTGCAGCTCGCGGTCTCCGGCGACGGCACCGAGCAGGAGCTTTCCGACGCCATCGACTCCGTCCTCGTGCCCGAGCTGTCGGGCATCGCGGAGGTCCGCGACGTCACCGTGACCGGGACCACCGAACGCCAGGTGGTGATCGAGCCCGACACGGAACAGCTCGCCGCGGCCGGCCTCACGGCCGCGGAGCTCTCGTCGCTGCTGCAGGACAACGGCACGGTCACGCCCGTGGGCGCCGTCACCGAGGACGGCGAGACGAGCAGCGTGCAGGTCGGCACGTCCGTCAGCACCGTCGAGGAGCTCGAGGCGCTGCCGATCGTCCCGTCGGCGGCTCCGTCCGGCGGCGCGGGCGCCGTCCCCGGGGCCCCGACGGCTCCGGACGCGGAGGCGGGGCCCGCCGCCGTCGTCCACCTGGGCGATGTCGCGGAGGTGAGCGTGCAGGACGTGCCGCCCACCTCCTTCTCCCGTCTGGACGGCGAGCCGTCGCTCGCCATCGCCCTGACCAAGACGCCGGACGGCAACACCGTCGACGTCTCGCACGCCGTGCAGGACGTGCTCGCCGACGTGCGCGAAGAGCTCGACGACGACGGCGTCAGCACCGCCGTCACGTTCGACCAGGCGCCGTTCATCGAGGAGTCCATCGAGGGCCTGACGACGGAGGGCGGGCTCGGCCTGCTGTTCGCGGTGCTCGTGATCCTGGTGTTCCTGGCCTCCATCCGAGCCACGCTGGTCTCCGCCATCTCGATCCCGCTGTCGCTGGCGGTGACGTTCGCGGTGATGAACCTGACCGGCTACACGCTGAACATCCTCACGCTCGCGGCCATGACCATCTCGATCGGGCGCATCGTCGACGACTCCATAGTCGTGATCGAGAACATCAAACGACACCTCTCGTACGGCGAGGACCGGGTGGACGCGATAGTCACTGCCGTGCGCGAGGTGGGCGCCGCCATCACGGCCTCGACGGTCTGCACCGTCGCGGTGTTCGCGCCCATCGCGCTCGTGGGCGGCATGGCCGGCGAGCTGTTCCAGCCCTTCGCCGTCACCGTCGCCATCGCCATGGGTGCGTCCCTGGTCGTGGCGCTGGTGGTCGTGCCGGTGCTGGCGTACTGGTTCATCAAGTCCCCGGTCTCGGCCGACGACGGCGCTGCCCTGCGGGAGGCCGCCGAGCTCAAGGAGCGCCGCGGCGTCTGGCAGCGCGCCTACGTGCCGTCGCTTTCCGCCTCGCTGCGCCACCCCGCGGTCACGCTGATCGTCGCGATCGCCCTGCTGGGCGGGACCCTGGCGCTCGTGCCGCGCATGGAGACCAACTTCATCGGGGCCTCGGGGCAGGACACGCTCTCGGTGACGCAGGAGTTCGAGCCGGGCACGTCGCTGGAGGCTCAGGACGAGGCGGCCGTCGAGGTCGAGGATGTCCTGGCCGGCGTCGACGGCGTCGTGACGGTGCAGACCACCGTCGGGTCCGGCGACGGGTTCGCCGCCGCGTTCGGCGGGGGCGGGGGCAGCAGCAGCGCGTCGTTCGCGCTGACGCTCGACGACGACGCCGACGGCGAGGCCGTGCAGGACGAGGTGAGCGAAGCGCTCGACGCCGCCGACCTGGCGGGCGAGGTGACCGTGGCCGCCGGTGACTCCGGGTTCGCCAGCTCCACCGTGGACCTCGTGGTCACCGCGCCCGACGCCGACGGTCTGGCCGCCGCTGCGAGCACCGTCGAGGAGGCCGTGGCCGACCTCGACACCGTCCAGGACGTGACGAACAACCTCGCCGCCGAGCAGTCCACGGTGCAGGTGACGGTTGACCGGGACGCCGCGGCCGAGGCCGGGCTCACGGAGGCCGCGGTCTCCGGGCTCCTGGCCGGCGCGATGAACGAGTCGAGCATCGGCACCGTGGACCTGGACGGCGCGCCGCTCGACGTGGTCGTCGCGGCTGACGTGCCGGCCACGACCGCCGAGATCGAGGACATCCAGGTGCCGACGGCGGCCGGCCTAGTCCCGCTGAGCGACCTCGTGACCGTCGAGTCCGTGTCGGCCCCGGCGTCGGTCACGCGGGTGGACGGCGAGCGGAGCGCCACGGTGGCGGTAACGCCCGCCGGGCAGGACCTGGGTTCGCTGACCGTGGCGCTGACCGACGAGATCGACTCGCTGGACCTGCCCAACGGCGCCGAGGTGACCATGGGCGGCGTGGCGTCCGACCAGGCCGACGCGTTCGCCGACCTGGGCCTGGCGCTGCTGGCGGCGATCCTGATCGTCTACCTGGTGATGGTGGCGACGTTCCGGAGCGTCGGGCAGCCGCTGATCCTGCTGGTCTCGGTGCCCTTCGCGGCGACGGGCGCGCTGCTCGCGCTGCTGCTGACCGGCACGCCGCTCGACGTCGCGGCCCTGATCGGCGTCCTGATGCTGGTGGGCATCGTGGTCTCCAACGCGATCGTGCTGATCGACCTGATCAACCAGTACCGGGCGGACGGCCGCCCGCTGGAGGAGGCAGTGCGGGAGGGGGCGCGCCAGCGACTGCGGCCCATCGTGATGACGGCGGCCGCGACCATCCTCGCGCTGACGCCGATGGCGTTCGGCCTGACCGGTGGCGGGGCGTTCATCTCCCAGCCGCTGGCGCTGGTCGTGATCGGCGGGCTCGTGTCCTCGACCCTGCTGACGCTGTACGTGGTGCCCGTGATCTACACGCTGTTCGAGCGGCGGTCGGAGGGGCGCACCCCGAAGCGCGCCGCCCGTGCCGCCCGCCGGGCCGAGAAGGCTCAGCTCAGGGCCGTCGAGGCGGCGCGGGTGGCTCAGCGGCTGGCGGCGGACAGCGCGACATAG
- a CDS encoding Ig-like domain-containing protein — MSFASRLFANRRSIVSAGVVTLFAAGLVTFALLYDGEATADVELNDSGVWVTQTASGQLGRFNYEARALDGVLLAGAASFDVEQNAQRVLLDNTGDYSASAVNPAHLSLGGLMQFPAGAKVAAGGATTAVYDPETGLAWVIPFDSAAFDEKELKPTIKAGKGGKLTVGTDGTVYLAVPQDHTLYTVKTGAQGVAQGVEESSLPLSPTAEVQISAVGDEPVVLDQSTGNLILPGGKSVEVADGAQGMLQQPSDDADNVLIATTKGLVTQPLGGGQSTLWSVDGGSSGSVSAPVQLNGCSYGAWSGSGRVVRNCAVEGNDFNQVLEGVDASMKLEYRVNRDVIVLNDVANGSMWMAPDKFQLVDDWKVTRPANGKGKKDDSEEATPEQVDHLVADRNKVNRPPVPKEDTFGVRAGRTTVLNVLGNDMDPDGDVMTASVKTAPEGDLSVDRVLDGAALQVDVPADATGSVTFQYEVDDGRENGTATAKVRVHVVPDEENNQPEQPAEPVLRVGQDGLASIKVLPYFKDPDGDDLYLTNASTTDPQDEVRFRPDGTIEFRDGGTTTGRKIVDITVSDSLYLPAEGRLLIDVVANNVPPVAVQDHVSVLAGQPVTVRPLANDYDANEDELSLVGVPEVPGATIVTNTTAKTLQFQSDEPGSYDVVYRITDGPSEPVNGLVRVDVREPVEETAPPVAVSDQVLLPAGGSALVDVLANDTDPAGGVLVVQSVDVPSNSPVNVSVLNHQILKVSEVKRLGGPVTLTYRVANGSTAVTGQVRVVPIPTSEQLRPPEAGPDVATVRVGDVVTIPVLKNDTHPDGSAMHVTDELQEAPPASAGEAFVSEDTVRFRAGDEADTVKAVYEVEDANGQKDSALITIHVLDKPENGAPQLPDVEARVLAEGIVRIPLPLDGTDPDGDYVTLSSIASAPSQGTATIVDGFIDYQAAEGSSGLDSFTYQVIDTRGAPGLGTVRVGIAAKPASNQDPQAVDDETTVRPGRTVAIPALENDTDPDGDQIGLVAKGFEGTEEITPKAVEDNVVVTAPTEEKAYSFYYGIQDTYKADASGAVTVNVDANAPLLRPIAHDDVVTADDVRGATSVTVGVLENDVDPDGVAADLQISVDEGLEGVEVTESGGIKVELAEKARVITYTVTDMDNKEAKAFVRAPGDESRPHIKPGLDPLKAFSGEPLTIDLAKYVVVREGREPQITAEDTVKALEGRAQVPDAGTIIYTSADDYAGAASVSFEVTDSTGADDAEALTSVLTLPIEVTPSKNLPPKITGTPVLQVAAGEQAEVDLSRYIKDPDKDPLTIEVTGGDGIMTQVSGATVTGEAEPAIPKGTFVPLPMTVSDGKNPAVETTLTVEVVRSTRAMAKTVPDVVPDAHQGEASTIPVLANDTNPFPERSPLRVVDAQRDSGQGQVTFDESNVIVTPDPDFTGVMTVRYRVQDATKDPDREVDGTVKLTVLGKPDAPRAPRVEEVRSGTVVLSWDQPNNNGADITSYTLRTDKGQEHKCATTTCTFDGLQNNVTYTFTVVATNEVDDSEPSPASREARPDEKPDKPAPPTLKFGDSTLTVSWKNKTYTDRSAIECVNLEISPAPTAGPIQKACETSSPITWTGLENGTAYTVRVQAKNEAETPSDWSDPSAPETPAAPPAAPAAPTATRVSHFDGGQINVSWNEPANNGDSIDKYWLGVYTGGELVRAIDTTTTSKRVEDLDPGSSYTFKVRGVNKAGHGDGSPFSNAVEPFGTPAIPGKPTASLNSSNTDGRADVRWAKSANFRGTGGYYEVLASNGDVKNAGGDLFTTMTGLSNGTAYTFQVRACNSGACSDYTDFSNAVTPYGRPHEPDITATGGYNQVTFSWNAGPENGRPNTIDVYGAVESAAVSGTDQDAANPGESKTACIKVTSAGGTSEKCVTASALNPRVWLTEGGDASCARCKYWVVNWEGFDTGNHEVACWAGDTSREGGPREWHDIHEPHAESWGGSDRYPMNGAAGRRQLSCYMGSQYNGLEVGFMAGTDASHKLYGVTTWNS, encoded by the coding sequence ATGAGCTTTGCCTCGCGCCTGTTCGCGAACCGTCGGTCGATCGTGTCTGCCGGCGTGGTGACCCTCTTCGCTGCGGGGCTGGTGACGTTTGCCCTGCTGTACGACGGCGAGGCGACCGCCGATGTTGAGCTGAACGACTCCGGTGTGTGGGTGACGCAGACGGCGTCGGGCCAGCTCGGCCGGTTCAACTACGAGGCGCGGGCGCTGGACGGCGTGCTCCTGGCGGGCGCGGCAAGCTTCGATGTCGAGCAGAATGCGCAGCGGGTCCTGCTGGACAACACGGGTGATTACTCGGCCAGTGCTGTGAATCCCGCGCACCTGTCCCTGGGCGGGCTGATGCAGTTCCCGGCGGGGGCGAAGGTTGCTGCCGGTGGTGCGACCACCGCGGTGTACGACCCGGAGACGGGTCTCGCCTGGGTGATCCCGTTCGACTCGGCGGCCTTTGACGAGAAGGAGCTCAAGCCGACGATCAAGGCCGGCAAGGGCGGCAAGCTCACGGTCGGCACCGACGGCACCGTCTACCTCGCCGTGCCGCAGGACCACACCCTGTACACGGTCAAGACCGGAGCACAGGGTGTGGCGCAGGGCGTCGAGGAGTCGTCGCTGCCCCTGAGCCCGACCGCAGAGGTGCAGATCTCCGCCGTCGGGGACGAGCCGGTGGTGCTGGACCAGTCCACGGGAAACCTGATCCTGCCCGGCGGAAAGTCGGTCGAGGTCGCGGACGGCGCGCAGGGCATGCTGCAGCAGCCGTCCGACGACGCGGACAACGTGCTGATCGCCACCACCAAGGGTCTGGTCACCCAGCCGCTGGGCGGTGGGCAGAGCACGCTCTGGTCGGTGGACGGCGGGTCGTCCGGCAGCGTGTCGGCTCCGGTGCAGCTCAACGGGTGCAGCTATGGCGCATGGTCCGGGTCGGGGCGGGTCGTCCGGAACTGCGCGGTGGAGGGCAACGACTTCAACCAGGTCCTGGAGGGCGTGGACGCCTCCATGAAGCTGGAATACCGGGTCAACCGGGACGTGATCGTGCTCAACGACGTCGCCAACGGTTCGATGTGGATGGCGCCGGACAAGTTCCAGCTCGTGGACGACTGGAAAGTGACGCGGCCTGCGAACGGCAAGGGAAAGAAGGACGACTCCGAGGAGGCCACCCCGGAGCAGGTCGACCATCTTGTTGCCGACCGGAACAAGGTCAACCGGCCTCCGGTGCCGAAGGAGGACACGTTCGGTGTGCGCGCGGGCCGCACCACCGTGCTGAACGTGCTGGGCAACGACATGGACCCGGACGGCGACGTGATGACGGCGTCGGTCAAGACCGCCCCCGAGGGCGACCTCAGCGTGGACCGGGTGCTGGACGGTGCGGCGCTGCAGGTCGACGTACCGGCGGACGCGACAGGTTCGGTGACGTTCCAGTACGAGGTCGACGACGGCCGGGAGAACGGCACCGCCACCGCGAAGGTGCGGGTCCACGTGGTCCCGGACGAGGAGAACAACCAGCCCGAGCAGCCGGCTGAGCCGGTGCTGCGGGTCGGCCAGGATGGGCTGGCCAGCATCAAGGTGCTGCCCTACTTCAAGGACCCGGACGGGGACGACCTGTACCTGACCAACGCGTCCACCACCGACCCGCAGGACGAGGTGCGGTTCCGCCCGGACGGCACCATCGAGTTCCGCGACGGCGGCACGACCACCGGCCGCAAGATCGTGGACATCACCGTCTCCGACTCCCTGTACCTGCCCGCCGAGGGCCGGCTGCTGATCGACGTCGTCGCCAACAACGTGCCACCCGTTGCGGTACAGGACCATGTCAGCGTCCTCGCCGGCCAGCCGGTCACGGTGCGGCCGCTGGCGAACGACTACGACGCCAACGAGGACGAGCTCAGCCTGGTCGGCGTGCCCGAGGTACCGGGGGCGACGATCGTGACCAACACGACGGCGAAGACCCTCCAGTTCCAGAGCGACGAACCCGGCTCGTACGACGTCGTCTACCGGATCACGGACGGTCCCAGCGAGCCGGTGAACGGCCTGGTGCGAGTCGACGTCAGGGAACCGGTCGAGGAGACAGCGCCACCGGTCGCGGTCTCGGACCAGGTGCTGCTCCCCGCCGGCGGTTCCGCCCTGGTGGACGTCCTGGCCAACGACACCGACCCCGCCGGGGGTGTGCTCGTGGTACAGAGCGTGGACGTGCCGTCCAACTCGCCGGTGAACGTGTCGGTGCTGAACCACCAGATCCTGAAGGTCTCCGAGGTCAAGCGGCTCGGAGGGCCGGTGACCCTGACCTACCGGGTCGCGAACGGCAGCACCGCGGTAACCGGTCAGGTGCGGGTGGTGCCGATCCCGACCTCGGAGCAGCTGCGCCCGCCAGAGGCGGGTCCGGACGTGGCCACCGTGCGCGTCGGTGACGTGGTCACCATCCCGGTGCTGAAGAACGACACCCACCCCGACGGGTCGGCGATGCACGTGACCGACGAGCTGCAGGAGGCGCCGCCGGCTTCGGCTGGCGAGGCGTTCGTCTCGGAGGACACGGTCCGGTTCCGCGCGGGTGACGAGGCCGATACGGTCAAGGCGGTGTATGAGGTGGAGGACGCCAACGGGCAGAAGGACTCCGCACTGATCACGATCCACGTGCTGGACAAGCCGGAGAACGGGGCCCCGCAGCTGCCCGACGTCGAGGCGCGGGTGCTGGCCGAGGGCATCGTGCGGATACCGCTGCCGCTGGACGGTACGGACCCGGACGGTGACTACGTGACGTTGAGCTCGATTGCCAGCGCCCCGTCGCAGGGCACCGCCACCATCGTGGACGGTTTCATCGACTACCAGGCCGCCGAGGGGAGCTCCGGGCTGGACAGCTTCACCTATCAGGTGATCGATACCCGTGGCGCGCCCGGGCTGGGCACGGTGCGGGTCGGGATCGCGGCGAAGCCGGCGTCGAACCAGGACCCGCAGGCGGTGGACGACGAGACCACGGTGCGGCCGGGTCGCACGGTCGCGATCCCCGCGCTGGAGAACGACACGGACCCGGACGGGGACCAGATCGGCCTGGTCGCCAAGGGCTTCGAGGGCACCGAGGAGATCACCCCGAAGGCCGTGGAGGACAACGTGGTCGTCACCGCGCCCACCGAGGAGAAGGCGTACTCCTTCTACTACGGCATCCAGGACACCTACAAGGCCGACGCGTCCGGTGCGGTCACGGTGAACGTCGACGCGAACGCGCCGCTGCTGCGCCCGATCGCGCACGACGACGTGGTCACCGCCGACGATGTCCGCGGCGCGACGAGCGTGACGGTGGGCGTCCTGGAGAACGACGTGGACCCGGACGGGGTCGCCGCCGACCTGCAGATCAGCGTGGACGAGGGCCTGGAGGGGGTCGAGGTCACCGAGTCGGGCGGTATCAAGGTGGAGCTCGCCGAGAAGGCGCGGGTCATCACCTACACCGTGACCGACATGGACAACAAGGAGGCCAAGGCGTTCGTGCGGGCGCCGGGTGACGAGTCCCGGCCGCACATCAAGCCGGGCCTGGACCCGCTCAAGGCGTTCAGCGGCGAGCCCCTGACGATCGACCTCGCCAAGTACGTGGTGGTCCGGGAGGGCCGGGAACCGCAGATCACGGCGGAGGACACGGTCAAGGCGTTGGAGGGCCGCGCGCAGGTCCCCGACGCCGGCACGATCATCTACACCTCGGCGGACGACTACGCAGGCGCGGCGTCCGTCAGCTTTGAGGTGACCGACAGCACCGGGGCCGACGACGCGGAGGCCCTGACCTCGGTCCTGACCCTGCCGATCGAGGTGACCCCCTCCAAGAACCTGCCGCCGAAGATCACCGGTACCCCGGTGCTGCAGGTCGCTGCCGGGGAGCAGGCCGAGGTGGACCTGTCCCGGTACATCAAGGACCCCGACAAGGATCCCCTGACGATCGAGGTCACCGGTGGGGACGGCATCATGACGCAGGTCTCCGGGGCCACGGTCACCGGCGAGGCCGAACCAGCCATCCCCAAGGGCACCTTCGTGCCGCTTCCCATGACGGTCTCAGACGGGAAGAACCCCGCCGTGGAGACCACGCTCACCGTCGAGGTCGTCAGGTCCACCCGCGCGATGGCCAAGACCGTGCCCGACGTCGTCCCGGATGCGCACCAGGGCGAGGCGAGCACCATCCCCGTGCTGGCCAACGACACCAACCCCTTCCCGGAGAGGTCGCCGCTCCGGGTGGTCGACGCGCAGCGCGACAGCGGCCAGGGCCAGGTGACGTTCGACGAGTCCAACGTCATAGTCACCCCGGACCCCGACTTCACCGGTGTCATGACGGTGCGCTACCGGGTGCAGGACGCGACCAAGGACCCCGACCGCGAGGTGGACGGGACCGTGAAGCTGACCGTGCTGGGCAAGCCCGACGCGCCTCGTGCCCCGCGTGTCGAGGAGGTGCGCTCCGGGACCGTGGTGCTGTCCTGGGACCAGCCCAACAACAACGGCGCCGACATCACCAGCTACACCCTGCGGACGGACAAGGGGCAAGAGCACAAGTGCGCCACGACCACCTGCACGTTCGACGGTCTGCAGAACAACGTGACCTACACGTTCACCGTGGTCGCGACCAACGAGGTGGACGACTCGGAGCCCTCACCGGCCTCGCGTGAGGCGCGCCCGGACGAGAAGCCGGACAAGCCCGCGCCACCCACGCTGAAGTTCGGCGACAGCACGCTGACCGTGTCGTGGAAGAACAAGACCTACACCGACCGGTCCGCGATCGAGTGCGTCAACCTGGAGATCAGCCCGGCCCCGACCGCCGGCCCGATCCAGAAGGCGTGCGAGACCAGCAGCCCGATCACCTGGACCGGGCTGGAGAACGGCACCGCCTACACCGTGCGGGTCCAGGCCAAGAACGAGGCGGAGACCCCCTCGGACTGGTCCGACCCCTCAGCCCCCGAGACCCCGGCCGCCCCACCGGCCGCACCGGCCGCGCCCACCGCGACCCGTGTGAGCCACTTCGACGGCGGCCAGATCAACGTGAGCTGGAACGAGCCGGCCAACAACGGCGACTCGATCGACAAGTACTGGCTGGGCGTCTACACCGGCGGTGAGCTCGTCAGGGCCATCGACACCACCACGACGTCCAAGAGGGTCGAGGATCTCGATCCGGGTTCGTCGTACACCTTCAAGGTCCGGGGGGTGAACAAGGCGGGTCACGGGGACGGCAGCCCGTTCTCCAACGCGGTGGAGCCGTTCGGCACGCCGGCTATCCCGGGCAAGCCCACGGCGTCGCTCAATTCCAGCAACACCGACGGCCGGGCCGACGTCCGGTGGGCCAAGTCCGCGAACTTCCGCGGGACGGGCGGCTACTACGAGGTCCTCGCGAGCAACGGGGACGTCAAGAACGCCGGCGGCGACCTGTTCACGACGATGACCGGTCTGAGCAACGGGACGGCGTACACCTTCCAGGTCCGCGCCTGCAACAGCGGCGCCTGCTCGGATTACACCGATTTCTCCAATGCGGTGACACCGTACGGCCGGCCGCACGAGCCGGACATCACCGCTACCGGGGGTTACAACCAGGTCACCTTCAGCTGGAACGCCGGCCCCGAGAACGGTAGGCCCAACACGATCGACGTCTACGGCGCGGTCGAGAGCGCGGCCGTCAGCGGCACCGACCAGGATGCCGCCAACCCGGGCGAGTCCAAGACCGCGTGCATCAAGGTGACGTCCGCGGGCGGTACGAGCGAGAAGTGCGTCACCGCCTCGGCGCTGAACCCGAGGGTGTGGCTGACCGAAGGCGGCGATGCCAGCTGCGCCCGGTGCAAGTACTGGGTCGTGAACTGGGAGGGCTTCGACACGGGCAACCACGAGGTGGCCTGCTGGGCGGGCGACACTTCGCGCGAAGGGGGCCCGAGGGAGTGGCACGACATCCACGAGCCGCACGCCGAGTCGTGGGGAGGCAGCGACAGGTACCCGATGAACGGTGCAGCCGGTAGGCGACAGCTCTCCTGCTACATGGGCTCGCAATACAACGGGTTGGAAGTCGGCTTCATGGCCGGCACCGACGCCAGCCACAAGCTGTACGGGGTCACGACGTGGAACAGCTGA
- a CDS encoding heavy-metal-associated domain-containing protein: MRDDVERGPGARRGSGRMNAPARLGLYGAGLAALFAAAFVVAGAVVPESSVAAWSAVESDDADHADEPAGSDGMAGMGEGDEVHGGSEPTPVRGLSLEQDGLLLSPVRAPDEVDEAGTLSFSITSPDGAAVTRFETEHDKELHLIVVRSDGALFRHVHPTMSADGVWSLPWTWDDAGSYRVFADLVPEATGQNVTLSRTVDVAGDVSSQPATSESTAATIDGYTATLTGDLSASGDSMLTVTVTKDGEPVTGLEPYLGAYGHLVALREGDLAYLHVHPEGAEPEPGSTSGPDITFMTEAPTPGRYLLYLDFKIDGEVRTAPFVLDTTRGA; encoded by the coding sequence ATGCGCGATGACGTCGAACGAGGTCCCGGTGCCCGGCGTGGGTCGGGTCGTATGAACGCCCCCGCGCGGCTCGGCCTGTACGGCGCGGGGCTCGCGGCGCTGTTCGCCGCTGCGTTCGTCGTCGCCGGGGCAGTGGTGCCCGAGAGCTCGGTCGCCGCCTGGTCGGCAGTCGAGTCGGACGACGCCGACCACGCGGACGAGCCGGCCGGTTCCGACGGCATGGCGGGCATGGGTGAAGGGGACGAGGTGCACGGCGGCAGCGAGCCGACGCCGGTCCGCGGGCTCTCGCTGGAGCAGGACGGCCTGCTCCTGAGCCCGGTGCGTGCTCCGGACGAGGTCGACGAGGCAGGGACGCTCTCGTTCTCGATCACATCGCCCGACGGCGCTGCCGTGACCCGGTTCGAGACCGAGCACGACAAGGAGCTGCACCTGATCGTCGTGCGCTCCGACGGCGCGCTGTTCCGGCACGTCCACCCGACGATGTCCGCCGACGGCGTCTGGTCGCTGCCGTGGACCTGGGACGACGCCGGTAGCTACCGGGTGTTCGCCGACCTCGTCCCCGAGGCGACCGGCCAGAACGTGACGCTCAGCCGCACGGTCGACGTCGCCGGCGACGTCTCCTCGCAGCCCGCGACATCGGAGTCCACCGCCGCCACGATCGACGGCTACACCGCTACGCTCACCGGGGACCTGAGCGCGAGCGGCGACTCGATGCTGACCGTCACCGTCACGAAGGACGGCGAGCCGGTCACCGGGCTGGAGCCGTACCTCGGGGCCTACGGGCACCTCGTCGCGCTGCGCGAGGGTGACCTGGCCTACCTGCACGTGCACCCGGAGGGTGCCGAGCCGGAGCCTGGATCGACGTCGGGCCCGGACATCACCTTCATGACCGAGGCGCCAACGCCGGGGCGGTACCTGCTGTACCTCGACTTCAAGATCGACGGCGAAGTGCGCACCGCGCCCTTCGTCCTGGACACCACAAGGGGGGCCTGA